In Lolium rigidum isolate FL_2022 chromosome 7, APGP_CSIRO_Lrig_0.1, whole genome shotgun sequence, the DNA window GAGCTCCGACACGCAGTGCACGAACTGCTGCCGTCGCTTGTCCGCCACGCGCCGCTGCCCAGACCACTTCTTGAGCCACAGCCGCGCCGCCGGGGGCGGGGTGGGCTGCAGCCCGGCGCGGAGGAGGCTGCGCCGGAACACGTCGAGGCAGTGGAGCATCGGATCGGACAGCGGGTCGAACGACGCCGCGGCCTCCGCGCCGGCGTTCACCGAGGACTCCAGCCTGGACCGGTCCTTGCGGTGCATCGGCGTGTCGGTCGGCATGAGCGGGTCGAAGAAGCGCACGGCGAGGCTGGCCACGGCGCCCGTCTGCTCCGGGTGGCCGAGCTGGATGCCAAGCAGGAGGTCCAGCACGAAGAGCGGTATCTGGTTCTCCAGCAGGATCATGTCGTTCCGCACGGCGTGCATCGCGCCGCGCATGGCGAAGACCGGGTCGTGCCGCGAGTAGCCCAGGTCGTCCGAGAACCCCTTGGCGCCGTCCAGCGCGCCGCGGAAGAGCTCCAGCACGAAGGTGCCGTCCAGCACCAGGCACTGGACGAACTCGTTGCTGGGCATCCATGCGACGCGGCCGTCGTAGCAGCCGCGCACGCGGTCCTCCATGGGCCGCAGCGCGTCGAGGTAGTTCGTGACGTCGTGGCCCGTGCGCTTGAGGACGTGGTGCAGCGCGCGCCACTTGTGCCGCTCCATCTCCCGCAGCCGCCGCTTGCCGGCGTGGAGCGGGCCGATGGAGACCACCTGCGGCATGTAGGCGCGCTCGTCGCCCTCGCGGAGGGTCTTGGGCACGCGGTACACGGAGAGGCGCGCCCACTGGcacgccgcctcctccgcgcgcgCCTGCGCCAGCTTCCCGCGAATGGTCACCACCCATTCCGAGTCCTGCGGCTTCGGGCTGTGCGCCGGCGACTGCGCTGAGATCGGGGACAGCCGGGCCTGAGCTTGGCGGGGCAATgcctcacctcctcctccccctcctcccggTGTAGTGCCGTTCGCGATCCGCAGTTTGTGGGGAAGCGACTGCCactgcggcgacggcgacggggatTTCTTGAGGTTGGCGTCGACGGTCTCCTTGATCTTGAGGGTGATGAGGTACCAGCTCAGGACTTCCTTGTTGAACACGGCCACCATTGCTGCTGGAAGCTTGGATGGCCGGATGCTGCGTGCTGCAGCGTCTTCGCGGCCGCCAAGTCTCACCGGCCCGGTTATAGACAGATCAGATAATATGGTAGGGCAAGCAATGGAGTAATGAGCAGCGCGTGCTCAGTTTTTTATCAGTACCAAAATTTAGTCGCTGGTAGTGATCGATGAGTGCAGTTTCTTCTAGGTTGCTTCTACAAATTATTTGTAGTTATCCTTCATAGAAAAACCGAGTTTGGAAGTTTTCTCGCCTTCGCAGTGCTCAAATTCATATTCATCTTATTTTGCCTCGTGATCCATGCTTCACCTCGCCTCAATGGGGAACGAAAAGGCTATTGGTAATGAGATCGATCGACACGCAAAAATGTTCAGTCTCTAGACTCTGTCACAGGAAATATCATACGTTTGTATCATAGGGGTCATGTTATAAGAATTTTCGTAAAAGTCATCCAAACATCGCTTTTAAGCAATTCATTCATTTACATCCTTTTGGTTGCTGTCAGATTCAGCCAATCATGTCATCACAATCTTTAAGAAACAACAACATGCCATCCTAATCCTGCATCTATCATATTCTAGCTGTTTATGCCTCTCTGTTTTCAAGCAACTGGTTAGTTTAATACTACACATTATGTTTGACAAGCTATTGGCGATGAACCTTTCAGCTGATCATTTGATGTCCTTATTCTAGAGTCTAGACGACGATCAGTCGTTGTCTCGGGTGTCAAACGGCGGGATAACGAGACGGCCGGCGTGCTTGACGCCGTCGGGGACACGAGTAGCTTTGATCTCTCGAACAAAGTTCAGTTTAACAAAAGCCACTTATCTTATCCTGCTCTGAAGCTTTGGCGCCAGAGAGAAGCCTGCACGAGCCCATGCCACAGCCACACCGTGGTGCCACCCACCTGACGCTGTGAAAAAAGTTCACATTTGGGGGATCAGGGCAGCAGAAAgccggccggcgacggcgaggaattTGGCGCACGAGAGGTTGCGAGATTTCGTGAGATTCCTAGCCGTTGGGAGTGACGGGCTAGTGGAACGCACACACGAACCCATCTCAAAGCTGAAGAAAGGAAGCATCAGGTCACTCCGTCCCCATTACTGGAAGTGAAGGCCCGGCTGAGTAGTCACTACAGATTGCAGAAGCACGTTAATCAGGGAAGGGCCAGGGACGGTACGGTGGTGTGGCCGAGCTGCCTGCGAGCAATAACTTGGCACCAAGACGACCAGCCTAGGTCTTCTTCCAGATCGCTGTCAGTGGCAATGATAGGCCGCGTTTCAGTTGGTTGCGTCGTCGACTTGACAATGAATAAATTCAGCTACCACCATGTTCTAACCCTTGAATTATCCTCTTCTGCAGAACTTTCTTTATTATCCGTGGAGTGCTCCCACATAAACGCCAGCGGCTCTAGAAATTGACCTGAATTTTGAGCCTTTAAAAACGGTTTACATGGCCAAATTACTGACTCTGCAAGTTGTGTGCAAAGTTAGACGTCTTaaacttcttcttttttctgcATTTCTGGTACCCTCTCTGTTCTAAATTAGTTGCTCAAATTTatctagattcacatgtatctatGCATCAAAACATGACAGGGGAATACGATTGATCATACAAGCTCCATTTGAAATCTGAAAGCAACCCGGAATGTTTCAAATTTGCAGGTTCACATCATATATATTTCAACCGGTTTTCAACTTCAAATCTTCAAAATTTCCTAGTTCAAAGTTCACCATAAGGGCAAACCAAATACAAAGATAACGAACAATAAATAATAAAGGTTGGATATCCCACATCGGAGCCATGAAGCAATGACTCATTGGAATCAGGTTTCACCGGTCAAGCGCTAGGCCCAGCGCAGGTTCTACTAGGGCCGCGACCACTTCAACCACGTGTTGAAACTAGGACTCCACCTTTGCAGCCACATTAAGAGATTTTCAATGTATTGTTCGAAAATATTTTGAGTAAGAGTTGAGCACACAAACAAGTTTTAATTTTCACCTTCAAGATCTAACTCCCCTTAGGGTTCTTTCGATTCAAAGGAACTCCGtagatattttaatttttttctatGTGCAcctttgatttgtaggattggaATCCTTTCGAAGGCACATGATTTTTTTTAATAGGATTGCATTACACTATTCTTTGGATGACAATTTCCATCAACAAAAATGAAACAGCACGTTACAATTACTTTGTTTTCCCTGCCAGTCAAGCGCTAAATATTGTAGAATTTAACGGACATGATATTCTAATCCTATGAATTTGTTATCCCTGCATTCTAAGAATAATACGAATCAAGCATGCTCTTAGTAGTAAGGTTGTTCATAATTGACTCAAAACTATGAAAAGAATATTGTGTCTTCATCCATGCTTCAACTTCTGAATTCTGCAAACAACGTCAATACATCTTCTTACACATTATAAATTGTCGTAGGCAAAGAATGAAAAAGAATGTCTCGTCAAAAGCCATTTTTTGGCGCCAAAGTTATCGTTTTTTTACACAAGTTGCAGAAAATAATTTTTTAATGAAACTTTATGTGTGCATATAGAATATGTAAATGTACACCCTAGATTCTATCACAGTGGAAGCATCTTGTGGCACGCAGGCAAATTGGATTTCCACATGAAGTGCTCCTTTGCAGTAAGATGCTCGTTCCTTTTGAGCAACTCTAGAAATCCACCTGAATTTTGAGCCTTTAAAAACGGTTTACATGGCCAAATTATTGACTCTGCAAGTTGCGTGCAAAGTTAGACGTTTTAAACTTGGGTCTCCGCACTTTTATCTTCAGCATTTCTCGTACTCTCTTTGTCCTAAATTAGTTGCTCAGATTTGTCAAGATTCACATGTATGTATGCACCAAAACCTGTCAGGGGAAATACGGTTGATCATACAAGCTCCATTTGAAATCTGAAAGCAACCCGGAATGTTTCAAATTTGTAGGTTCACATCATAAACATTTCAACCGGTTTTCAACTTcaaatcttcaaaattttcaagttTAAAGTTCACCATAAGGGCAAACCAAACAAAGATAATGAACAATAAATAATAAAGGTTGGATATCCCACATCAGAGCCATGAAGCTCTGACTCATTGGAATCAGGTTTCATAGGTCATGCACTAGGCCCAGCACAGATTCTACTAGGACCGCGACCACTTCAACCCCTTGTTCAAACTAGGGCTCCACCTTTTCAGCCACATTAAGAGATTTTCAAACGTATTGTTTGAAAATATTGTAAGTAACATTTGAGCACACAACCAAGTTGCAATTTTCACCTTGAAGATCTAACTCCCGTTAGGGTTCTTTCGATTCGAAGGAATTCCataggattttttatttttttctatgtGCGCCTTTGAGGGTTGGAATCCTTTGAATGGCATAGGATTTTCTTTTATAGGATTGCATTACACTATTCTTTCGAGGAAATTTCCATCCACTCAAATCAAACATCAAGTTACACTTGCTTTGTTTTTCGTGTGATTCAAACTCTATTTAAAGTAGGTTCCAAATCTTATACTATTATTTAATTGGACACAATATTCTAATCCTACGATTTTTCTATTCTTGTGTTCTAagaatcctacaaatcaaacatgTTGTTAATAGTACGGTTGTTCATAATTGACTCAAAACTAAAAAAAGAATATTGTGTCTTCATCCATGCTTCAATATTGTACATGGGGACGGGAAggcctcggttgctgcatcagcaACGTTCATCAGGAATTACTTGATCTCCTTCTCGGCTGTGGCGTCTATCAGTTCTAACTCGAAGGGGAAGGAGAACGTTACTAGCAACGATCACCTGGCCGCGCCAATTCCTATACAATCTACTTGGACGCCACCAGATGAAGGCACTGTGAAAGTAAACGTGGACGCAGGTTGGGATTTCCTTACTAAGAGGGCCGACCTTGGTATAATAATTAGAAACCATCTCGGTCGACCTCTTTTCTCGGAATGGAGATATGTACCGAGCTGCACTAGTGCTGAAGAGGCTGAGGTTCTGGCCTCCCTTGAAGGTCTGAAGTGCCTATCTCTTCACTTTGCTGGtccagctttgttggaatttgattgCGCGCGTGTCGTGCATACACTTAATGGTCCAAGTGGAGCTCGCTCTGATTGCTGGAGCCTGTATCATCAAGCGAAGGAGATCCTGAGAAATTATGAAGGATTTATGATTGCCAAAGTGGATCGGTCTAGCAATGTAGTTGCTCATGCTTTGGCTCAACTAGGTAAATCAGGAATTAGT includes these proteins:
- the LOC124679117 gene encoding UPF0481 protein At3g47200-like; translated protein: MVAVFNKEVLSWYLITLKIKETVDANLKKSPSPSPQWQSLPHKLRIANGTTPGGGGGGGEALPRQAQARLSPISAQSPAHSPKPQDSEWVVTIRGKLAQARAEEAACQWARLSVYRVPKTLREGDERAYMPQVVSIGPLHAGKRRLREMERHKWRALHHVLKRTGHDVTNYLDALRPMEDRVRGCYDGRVAWMPSNEFVQCLVLDGTFVLELFRGALDGAKGFSDDLGYSRHDPVFAMRGAMHAVRNDMILLENQIPLFVLDLLLGIQLGHPEQTGAVASLAVRFFDPLMPTDTPMHRKDRSRLESSVNAGAEAAASFDPLSDPMLHCLDVFRRSLLRAGLQPTPPPAARLWLKKWSGQRRVADKRRQQFVHCVSELREAGITCRRRNTDRFWDIRFEKGVLHIPRILIHDSTKSLFLNLIAFEQCHMDIATPGGNNITSYAIFMDNLINSAEDVKYLHDRGIIEHWLGSDAEVAELFNRLCLEVVFDINDSYLSGLSDQVNRYYDYKWSTWVASLQHNYFTNPWAIVSVVAGVFLLLLTMMQTFYSAYSYYRPPG